In Myxococcus stipitatus, the following are encoded in one genomic region:
- a CDS encoding NUDIX hydrolase, with amino-acid sequence MSGGDAWRGYINARLCERVRERGYDSLTAFADARPSVPLFVLADELGNDVAAVQLLSGLMFEAEQRKQVTRLIRDVLVRELAERFPSGWPDVLADSSRVEAAMGLGSWFAYTPLTHRDRVDRAGNAILAHPPPIGWRPLGPDDELLRMLLPDEEA; translated from the coding sequence ATGAGCGGCGGAGATGCTTGGCGGGGTTACATCAATGCTCGACTGTGCGAACGGGTTCGCGAGCGAGGCTACGACTCACTGACCGCCTTTGCCGACGCGCGGCCTTCCGTGCCGCTATTCGTCCTGGCCGACGAGTTGGGCAACGACGTTGCTGCTGTACAGCTTCTAAGTGGCTTGATGTTCGAGGCGGAGCAGCGCAAGCAGGTCACGCGCTTGATTCGTGACGTCCTCGTGCGCGAGCTGGCCGAGAGGTTCCCTAGTGGCTGGCCGGATGTGTTGGCGGATTCATCCCGTGTTGAAGCTGCAATGGGGCTCGGGTCCTGGTTCGCCTACACCCCGCTAACCCACAGGGATCGGGTTGACCGGGCAGGGAATGCCATTCTCGCCCATCCCCCGCCTATCGGCTGGCGTCCACTTGGACCGGACGACGAGCTGCTACGGATGCTTCTCCCCGACGAAGAAGCCTGA
- a CDS encoding NUDIX hydrolase: MTDGRSWQGNWKARLYERVRERGYDSLTAFAESRPTASLEALAEELGPDDVAGVQVYDGLVVEAVRSKQVTRLVRGQLVRELWDNLPEGWPKVLDDTSRFAVAKALGPWIAYAPDSHKGRARELRTSLLANPPPPGWRPLGPDDELLRMFLPDSET, translated from the coding sequence ATGACCGATGGACGCTCGTGGCAGGGCAACTGGAAGGCCCGCTTGTATGAGCGCGTTCGTGAACGTGGCTACGACTCGCTCACCGCGTTTGCCGAGTCCCGTCCCACCGCATCATTGGAGGCACTGGCTGAGGAGCTTGGACCCGACGATGTTGCGGGTGTCCAGGTGTACGATGGGTTGGTAGTCGAGGCGGTGCGGAGCAAGCAGGTGACCCGCTTGGTTCGTGGACAACTCGTGCGCGAGCTATGGGACAACCTCCCTGAAGGGTGGCCGAAAGTGCTCGACGACACGAGTCGATTCGCCGTCGCGAAGGCACTTGGCCCCTGGATTGCGTATGCCCCAGATTCGCACAAGGGGCGCGCACGCGAATTGAGGACGTCGCTCCTCGCCAATCCGCCCCCGCCCGGCTGGCGTCCTCTCGGTCCTGACGACGAGCTACTCCGGATGTTCCTCCCTGACAGCGAAACTTGA
- a CDS encoding DUF2380 domain-containing protein, translating into MRAELVLVALLASGCVSIPHAPDRGGAFLYAPHKTTPPALGERQTDERPEPMASPPLAFSGPKVRQTFWRHLGPRDGVTKAASGTTSGAVGGGAQSGAPPRQAVLDAIEEVKGSLDGVEGAFTKLVDLPPALGGWGLTGGVFTRYVEHGSNQVTWLRGALGSAAGLTEVASEVGDPDMELGVLRLTGPKIQAAMFGTLLLATWVDFLQLSDAVLRHCPMCSTEKLFADMHRVQGLMAPTLKDLESMDPERVEVAATAMPELMGKLTQEFAKLHADTRSTMKFGEKVIAAAQLVEMLTMISTLKMSLPRLPPAAPATLGVGLVMSSGGVMMGSRIVVSAEWVEMMRRLVQAGVISLPAVSAAVRIHGGQVLMAQAHQDLPKGVKDALGDSPEVRGMHVTGKTGAGMSEAPKHHVMPKEHREWFEQRGFKGDMDIDQFCVRLERSHHEAIHGGGNWKLGRIWPGEWNRLVMEALHEAEITAGRMLTRNQVLDIVAGRMRSYDIPMKFSKGSSR; encoded by the coding sequence ATGCGCGCTGAACTTGTGCTGGTGGCGCTGCTTGCCTCGGGATGCGTTTCGATTCCCCATGCGCCTGACCGTGGCGGTGCGTTCCTCTATGCTCCACACAAGACGACGCCCCCGGCGTTGGGAGAGCGGCAGACCGACGAACGGCCGGAGCCAATGGCCTCCCCGCCGCTCGCCTTCTCGGGACCCAAGGTGCGGCAAACGTTCTGGCGCCACCTGGGGCCACGCGACGGCGTGACGAAGGCTGCATCTGGCACCACGTCAGGAGCGGTTGGAGGCGGAGCACAGAGCGGCGCGCCTCCACGACAGGCAGTCCTGGACGCCATCGAGGAGGTCAAGGGTTCGCTGGATGGGGTCGAAGGGGCATTCACGAAGCTGGTGGACCTGCCTCCCGCTCTTGGCGGTTGGGGACTCACCGGAGGCGTGTTCACGCGCTACGTCGAACACGGCTCCAATCAGGTGACGTGGCTCCGTGGTGCGCTCGGGAGTGCGGCCGGGCTGACGGAGGTGGCCTCGGAAGTGGGCGACCCGGACATGGAGTTGGGGGTGCTTCGACTGACAGGGCCCAAGATTCAAGCAGCGATGTTCGGGACTCTGCTGCTGGCCACCTGGGTTGACTTCCTCCAGCTTTCGGACGCCGTGCTTCGCCACTGCCCCATGTGCAGCACCGAGAAGCTGTTCGCGGACATGCACCGGGTTCAGGGCTTGATGGCGCCCACTCTGAAGGACCTTGAATCCATGGACCCGGAGCGAGTGGAGGTGGCGGCGACCGCGATGCCCGAGCTGATGGGGAAGCTGACCCAGGAGTTCGCCAAGCTGCATGCGGACACCCGCTCCACCATGAAGTTCGGAGAGAAGGTCATCGCGGCGGCGCAACTCGTGGAGATGCTGACCATGATTTCCACGCTGAAGATGTCGCTGCCACGGCTGCCCCCGGCCGCTCCCGCGACGCTCGGCGTGGGGCTCGTCATGAGTTCGGGGGGCGTCATGATGGGCTCACGAATCGTCGTCTCCGCGGAATGGGTGGAGATGATGCGCAGGCTCGTACAGGCGGGCGTCATCTCCCTCCCCGCCGTCAGCGCGGCCGTTCGCATCCACGGTGGCCAGGTGCTGATGGCGCAGGCCCATCAGGACTTGCCCAAGGGCGTGAAGGACGCGCTGGGGGACAGTCCGGAGGTGAGGGGCATGCATGTGACGGGGAAGACAGGGGCGGGCATGTCCGAGGCCCCGAAGCACCACGTCATGCCGAAAGAGCACAGGGAGTGGTTCGAGCAGCGCGGCTTCAAGGGCGACATGGACATTGACCAGTTCTGTGTCCGACTGGAGCGGTCCCACCACGAGGCGATTCACGGAGGGGGAAACTGGAAGCTGGGGCGCATCTGGCCGGGTGAGTGGAATCGGCTGGTCATGGAGGCCCTGCACGAAGCTGAGATCACGGCAGGCCGGATGTTGACGCGGAATCAGGTCCTGGACATCGTCGCGGGGCGCATGCGGAGCTACGACATCCCGATGAAGTTCTCCAAAGGGAGCAGCCGATGA
- a CDS encoding serine/threonine protein kinase has translation MSNPSDSRPAGSVVLFTYGDTSYEFFRDLGEGRVGERILLAQTRTPKGLGECVVLKCLPLPNAADATEKNQRTRARLEEEVRLAQYLRHPSIARVHGLFESEMGLCVAMENVEGLSLNTLLAVAQTRGRYFSEAFILYVGAEVAAALAYAHSRADDAGFALGIVNRDVNPARIRLGPHGEVRLTDFGVALSRLSGRLATSLPRPQGEVLYSPPEVLLGEVVDARADLFSLGLTLLEFATGRHLYDPGHVRIEEVEARLSKEERERALTATVASEVTELPAFAEDAIWCAMAYGSEDVERAAQGLSVPLRDILHALLCRNPAERIGTAAELELVLRAQLARLGGYTREEALQEAQHALGEASEGLWEFELPSDEGGITPPVTEMWSRSEPTTDSASPRGTRRPSSSAPDEVPTEPGAGPRRRTLTKQPTA, from the coding sequence ATGTCCAATCCGTCTGACTCTCGGCCTGCCGGGAGCGTTGTCCTGTTCACCTATGGAGACACCTCCTACGAGTTCTTCCGGGACTTGGGGGAGGGCCGTGTTGGAGAGCGAATCCTCCTCGCGCAGACCCGCACGCCCAAGGGCCTCGGGGAATGCGTGGTGCTCAAGTGCCTGCCCCTGCCGAACGCAGCGGACGCGACGGAGAAGAACCAGCGCACGCGGGCCCGTCTGGAAGAGGAGGTCCGGTTGGCGCAGTACCTTCGCCACCCGAGCATCGCGCGCGTCCATGGCCTCTTCGAGTCGGAGATGGGCCTGTGTGTGGCGATGGAGAACGTCGAAGGGCTGTCGCTCAACACGCTGCTGGCTGTTGCCCAGACTCGGGGGCGCTACTTCTCCGAGGCGTTCATTCTCTACGTGGGCGCGGAGGTCGCGGCGGCCCTGGCCTATGCGCACTCACGCGCGGATGATGCGGGCTTCGCGCTCGGCATCGTCAACCGGGACGTGAACCCCGCGCGCATCCGCCTGGGGCCGCACGGAGAAGTGCGACTGACGGACTTTGGCGTGGCGCTCTCCCGTCTCTCAGGGCGATTGGCCACGTCCCTGCCGCGCCCCCAAGGTGAAGTCCTCTACTCGCCCCCCGAGGTGTTGCTGGGCGAGGTGGTGGACGCGCGTGCGGACCTGTTTTCCCTCGGGCTGACGCTGCTGGAGTTCGCCACGGGGCGACACCTCTACGACCCCGGACATGTCCGCATTGAAGAGGTTGAGGCGCGGCTGTCGAAGGAGGAACGGGAACGCGCGCTCACGGCCACAGTAGCCTCCGAGGTGACGGAGCTGCCCGCGTTCGCGGAGGATGCAATCTGGTGCGCCATGGCCTACGGCTCCGAGGATGTCGAGCGTGCGGCGCAAGGGCTCTCAGTGCCGCTCCGGGACATCCTCCACGCGTTGCTGTGTCGCAACCCCGCCGAGCGCATTGGGACGGCGGCCGAGTTGGAGCTTGTCTTGCGTGCGCAGTTGGCGCGGCTGGGCGGGTACACGCGCGAGGAGGCGTTGCAGGAGGCCCAGCACGCGCTCGGAGAAGCCAGTGAGGGGCTCTGGGAGTTCGAGTTGCCGAGCGACGAAGGAGGCATCACACCCCCTGTCACCGAGATGTGGAGTCGCTCCGAGCCCACAACGGATTCGGCCTCGCCCCGTGGCACTCGGCGCCCGTCGTCGAGCGCTCCCGATGAAGTGCCAACGGAGCCCGGTGCTGGCCCGCGCCGTCGCACGTTGACGAAGCAGCCGACCGCGTAG
- a CDS encoding serine/threonine protein kinase translates to MLIGLSPAHLQPGQTVDGWRIVKPLGAGSFGAVYLVEKEGHRFAMKLAMHRASSGDAEQTDARLLREMVCLSQVSGHPNVVRVHAHGRWPHPSEGWLYVAVDYVEGYTLGEWVEKTHPTAQEVVRVFGKLAGALAHLHARGVFHRDLKLGNILVRAADGEPFVLDFSAGDYMLAPELTDTPLPPGTRRYRSPEAARFLREHGDEHDARYDFKATDDVYALGVCLYDVLTNPHPESAAPRTMVGAQWPPPAPHALNARVPDSLSAAAMHFIDRQPEKRAPTAGVMRRELEALLSEEGEAWKVPLHAPRPQLPLASEAPHNDLPLEEAPTPASKQPPGRRVAGAVAVLALVVASLAGYKALRPSPNTERPSAPATAPMVGDAGLATSQPHSAPPAPLSESPGVALPPPAPVEKESSPVKRAPVPMPPPAESTSRKPKALASRPSWPPSPWAGFLKTCAGVTAVAALSMGCPGAQVRPEPGDCPSEAREAMFNRANKRGLRLRPGQSFMLTLDARQPGAMGESGTYADGPVTGVVRISSLPGLPEGARLSGYLWTGGEFLVGRYTEARLPDGRTVPVCIVLAEEGYVEKWEDSKPGAAVVGRSLPAYLVERWP, encoded by the coding sequence ATGTTGATTGGACTGAGCCCGGCACACCTGCAACCCGGGCAGACGGTGGACGGCTGGCGCATCGTGAAGCCGCTGGGGGCGGGGAGCTTTGGCGCCGTCTACCTCGTGGAGAAGGAAGGCCACCGCTTCGCGATGAAGCTGGCCATGCACCGGGCCAGTAGTGGAGACGCGGAGCAGACCGACGCGCGACTGTTGCGGGAGATGGTCTGTCTGTCCCAGGTGAGCGGGCATCCCAATGTCGTGCGGGTTCACGCTCATGGGCGTTGGCCTCACCCGTCCGAGGGCTGGCTTTACGTCGCGGTGGACTACGTCGAGGGCTACACGCTGGGGGAGTGGGTCGAGAAGACGCACCCCACCGCGCAAGAAGTTGTCCGGGTCTTCGGCAAGCTCGCGGGAGCCTTGGCCCATCTTCATGCGCGCGGCGTCTTTCACCGTGACTTGAAGCTGGGGAACATCCTCGTGCGCGCGGCGGATGGCGAACCCTTCGTCCTGGACTTCAGCGCGGGGGACTACATGCTCGCGCCGGAGCTGACGGACACGCCCTTGCCCCCCGGCACTCGCCGCTATCGCTCTCCCGAGGCGGCGCGCTTCCTCCGTGAACATGGGGACGAACACGACGCTCGCTACGACTTCAAGGCAACGGACGATGTGTACGCGTTGGGCGTCTGCCTCTACGACGTGCTGACGAATCCCCATCCCGAGAGCGCAGCGCCACGAACCATGGTGGGCGCCCAGTGGCCTCCCCCCGCCCCCCATGCGTTGAACGCGCGCGTGCCCGACTCGCTGAGCGCGGCGGCCATGCACTTCATCGACCGCCAGCCCGAGAAGCGCGCCCCCACGGCCGGAGTCATGCGGCGCGAACTGGAGGCGTTGCTGTCGGAAGAGGGTGAGGCGTGGAAGGTGCCCCTTCATGCCCCGAGGCCCCAGCTTCCGCTTGCCTCCGAGGCACCCCACAACGACCTCCCTCTGGAAGAAGCCCCCACCCCCGCGTCGAAGCAACCCCCAGGGCGGCGCGTGGCGGGTGCTGTGGCCGTCCTGGCGCTCGTTGTGGCCTCGCTCGCGGGATACAAGGCCCTTCGCCCCTCCCCGAACACGGAGAGGCCCAGCGCGCCCGCTACAGCCCCCATGGTGGGGGACGCTGGTCTTGCTACCTCACAGCCTCATTCCGCGCCCCCAGCGCCCCTGTCAGAGTCCCCTGGGGTAGCGTTGCCCCCTCCTGCACCTGTCGAGAAAGAAAGCTCTCCTGTGAAGCGCGCTCCCGTTCCGATGCCCCCTCCTGCCGAGTCCACCTCCAGGAAGCCGAAGGCTCTGGCCTCCCGCCCGAGCTGGCCTCCGTCTCCGTGGGCTGGGTTCCTCAAGACGTGCGCAGGTGTGACCGCCGTCGCGGCGCTGTCGATGGGGTGCCCTGGTGCCCAGGTCCGGCCAGAGCCCGGTGACTGCCCCTCCGAGGCGAGAGAGGCCATGTTCAACAGGGCTAACAAGCGCGGATTGCGTTTGCGACCGGGCCAATCGTTCATGCTCACCCTGGATGCTCGCCAACCGGGAGCAATGGGGGAGTCGGGCACCTACGCAGACGGCCCTGTCACGGGTGTGGTCCGCATCAGCAGCTTGCCGGGACTCCCAGAGGGAGCGCGGCTCTCGGGCTACTTGTGGACGGGCGGGGAGTTCCTCGTTGGACGCTACACAGAGGCGCGCCTGCCTGATGGTCGCACTGTCCCGGTTTGCATCGTGCTGGCAGAGGAGGGGTACGTTGAGAAGTGGGAGGACTCCAAGCCCGGGGCGGCGGTGGTGGGGCGAAGTCTTCCAGCCTATCTGGTCGAGCGCTGGCCTTAG
- a CDS encoding DUF2381 family protein, producing MPFGSPLRALQSLTRLALPLVLLTGFTATAQPQEVPRAREMKRRRVSLSVATADKPVELHVAPDYLTTLEFDSPVDRDAVVLGDSGRRLALFEATSRTIVLKPALDLGPGGGVELTIPFADGAAPSRVVFSLVTHPSEVDAQVMVSRLPRTAEAIQAELDEVRAACSAKDAEVETLRTRSAASGPAGMILTGLLREEGYRAGRTIVRGSGDGLIPEEAVRYVASGWGAVALRVRNTGSKPWTPVEARLFVVASGERVNVVAVRVREAQISSGETALVVVETGAPNWPEGASLRLELRDSEGGRRLLIPRFAF from the coding sequence ATGCCCTTCGGAAGTCCCCTGCGCGCGCTCCAGTCGCTTACCCGACTTGCCTTGCCCCTCGTGCTGCTGACGGGGTTCACGGCCACGGCGCAGCCCCAGGAGGTCCCCCGCGCGCGTGAGATGAAGCGGCGCCGGGTGTCGCTCTCGGTCGCCACCGCTGACAAGCCCGTGGAGCTGCACGTTGCTCCGGACTACCTCACCACTCTGGAGTTTGACTCCCCGGTTGACCGGGACGCGGTGGTGCTTGGGGACTCGGGGCGCCGACTCGCGTTGTTCGAGGCCACGTCACGGACCATCGTGCTCAAGCCCGCGCTGGACTTGGGACCTGGAGGGGGTGTCGAGCTGACCATTCCCTTCGCGGATGGTGCTGCCCCCTCCCGCGTCGTGTTCTCGCTCGTCACGCACCCGTCCGAGGTGGATGCCCAGGTGATGGTGTCGCGCCTGCCACGTACTGCAGAAGCGATTCAGGCAGAACTGGATGAGGTGCGCGCGGCCTGTTCAGCCAAGGATGCCGAGGTGGAGACGCTTCGTACCCGTAGCGCCGCAAGTGGTCCGGCTGGGATGATCCTCACGGGTCTTCTGCGAGAAGAGGGCTACAGGGCTGGAAGAACCATCGTCCGTGGGTCTGGTGACGGACTCATACCCGAAGAAGCGGTTAGGTATGTTGCGAGTGGATGGGGGGCTGTTGCCCTTCGGGTTCGTAACACCGGCTCGAAACCCTGGACGCCCGTGGAGGCCCGGCTCTTCGTGGTGGCTAGCGGAGAGCGCGTCAACGTGGTCGCAGTGCGCGTAAGGGAGGCTCAGATTTCGTCAGGCGAGACTGCCCTCGTGGTGGTGGAAACTGGGGCACCCAACTGGCCGGAAGGTGCGTCCCTCCGCTTGGAGCTGCGCGACAGTGAGGGCGGGCGGCGCCTTCTCATCCCTCGCTTTGCATTCTAG
- a CDS encoding bifunctional DNA primase/polymerase, translated as MKAADSNSTHILEAALDYAGRGWHVIPCFEPTPAPSGALICTCPGGAQCSSTGKHPRTRNGVKDATTDEAQLRTWWQQWPHANVAIATGALSGIDVVDVDAKAGGVAEMEKQKTEHGDLPPTIVAQTSGGGYHAYFRYTGLLSRSATLAPGVDTRGNGGYVIAPPSLHRTGERYSWVEGSTPAQASPADAPAWIREAARAKRTRSTPVEGTPVESTWQAPTRDGLTEDQLWKRWQRTGDLKRAEAVKRMKEGQPLFPSGEHHYNIWALLSYLRFKTPEASDETVLCLLAPSVTAMACTDHDAAHVANRLRSVNEQYGEAQAQWEKDAALFGSLGRSRSSTEATPPIDVDAWMTAPGYAIHDGQSLGIFKVTDKDKLATVAAAPINITETGEDEHRTCYVTVQWMYGGDVRTETMPRAKVSGGEILELSARGAPLTSSNSKKVQDFLQAQEQHNHARLPRVRIFTQSGWSQDMRSFVVGRQVIGEPGRVIMPGEAAFLDALKSRGSADEHLRLTLAVRDRSPSAEMAWASGFAAPLLRLLELRSMCLSIWGASGTGKSAVQATTTSLWGRPSGLKVSGDVSSAALQGELSRHRDLPTWIDDTQVTREGMTNLMAYIVGTETSGARATQTGELRARKTWRSLAFISGEKPLLQIGGAAGAKNRTLEVCAQPLGDAGLATRTHQGLERHHGHAGPTFIRALMEHYIAQERLEVLRELHRQLASKMATETTEQARYAALLVLADRLARVHICGEDEARAQVAALDAGQAFCAAVLKESRETKTTADAAYDYIMNFVASNWLGFESKATIHRPGLVVDEQDASGRRVVAIFQTAMQEIAREGRFDTRQVMTELAAKELVLKEDGHLTRKVSVDGKRVRAYWLVLDEEKVEAGNSRGGAPHTSPAPHHGRMGGMHR; from the coding sequence TTGAAAGCTGCCGACTCGAACTCGACTCACATCCTGGAGGCCGCGCTGGATTACGCCGGGCGTGGCTGGCACGTCATCCCCTGCTTCGAGCCCACGCCAGCTCCCTCGGGGGCGCTCATCTGCACGTGCCCCGGTGGAGCGCAGTGCAGTAGCACAGGCAAACACCCCCGCACCCGCAATGGAGTGAAGGACGCCACGACTGACGAGGCCCAGCTTCGCACGTGGTGGCAGCAATGGCCTCATGCAAACGTCGCCATCGCCACGGGAGCCCTCTCCGGAATTGATGTGGTGGATGTCGACGCGAAGGCTGGTGGCGTCGCGGAAATGGAGAAGCAGAAGACCGAACACGGCGACCTTCCACCGACCATCGTGGCCCAAACCAGCGGCGGGGGTTACCACGCCTACTTCCGCTATACGGGACTGTTGTCGAGGTCGGCCACCCTCGCCCCTGGAGTCGACACGCGCGGGAATGGTGGCTACGTCATCGCGCCCCCGAGCCTCCATCGCACTGGCGAGCGGTATTCGTGGGTGGAAGGCTCGACCCCGGCCCAGGCTTCTCCAGCAGACGCCCCCGCATGGATTCGCGAGGCCGCCCGAGCCAAGCGCACCCGCTCCACGCCCGTTGAAGGGACGCCGGTAGAGAGTACCTGGCAGGCGCCCACCCGCGACGGGCTCACCGAGGACCAGCTCTGGAAGCGGTGGCAACGCACGGGCGACCTCAAGCGCGCGGAAGCCGTGAAGCGCATGAAGGAGGGCCAGCCCTTGTTCCCGTCTGGGGAGCACCACTACAACATCTGGGCCCTCCTCTCGTACCTGCGATTCAAGACCCCGGAAGCGTCAGACGAAACGGTGTTGTGCCTGCTCGCCCCGTCCGTCACGGCGATGGCTTGCACGGACCATGACGCCGCGCACGTTGCGAACCGCCTTCGTAGCGTCAATGAGCAGTACGGCGAGGCCCAGGCCCAGTGGGAGAAGGATGCCGCCTTGTTCGGGAGCTTGGGCCGTTCGCGCTCGTCAACCGAGGCCACGCCCCCGATTGACGTTGACGCTTGGATGACGGCGCCGGGTTACGCCATCCATGACGGTCAGTCGCTCGGCATCTTCAAAGTCACCGACAAGGACAAGCTCGCCACGGTCGCCGCCGCCCCCATCAACATCACCGAGACGGGCGAGGATGAACACCGCACCTGCTACGTGACGGTGCAGTGGATGTACGGGGGCGATGTCCGTACCGAGACGATGCCGCGCGCCAAGGTTTCAGGGGGCGAAATCCTGGAGCTGTCGGCCCGGGGCGCGCCGCTCACCAGCAGCAACAGCAAGAAGGTCCAGGACTTCCTCCAGGCGCAGGAGCAGCACAACCACGCGCGGCTGCCTCGGGTGCGCATCTTCACGCAAAGCGGTTGGTCTCAGGACATGCGGAGCTTCGTCGTCGGGCGTCAGGTCATTGGCGAACCCGGCCGCGTCATCATGCCCGGTGAAGCCGCCTTCCTCGACGCGCTCAAGTCGCGTGGCTCGGCGGATGAACACCTGCGGCTGACGCTCGCCGTGCGCGACAGAAGCCCCTCCGCGGAGATGGCTTGGGCGTCGGGCTTCGCGGCCCCTCTGTTGCGGCTGTTGGAGCTGCGAAGCATGTGCTTGTCCATCTGGGGCGCGTCCGGGACGGGGAAATCCGCCGTGCAGGCCACCACCACCTCGTTGTGGGGGCGCCCCTCGGGCCTCAAGGTCAGCGGGGATGTTTCGTCCGCCGCGTTGCAGGGCGAGCTGTCCCGTCATCGCGACCTGCCCACCTGGATTGACGACACCCAAGTCACTCGCGAGGGAATGACGAACCTCATGGCCTACATCGTGGGGACGGAAACGAGCGGCGCGCGAGCCACGCAAACCGGAGAGCTGCGCGCGCGGAAGACCTGGCGCTCGCTGGCCTTCATCTCGGGAGAGAAACCACTGTTGCAGATTGGTGGTGCGGCGGGAGCGAAGAACCGGACGCTGGAGGTGTGCGCTCAACCGCTGGGGGACGCGGGCCTCGCCACCCGGACGCACCAGGGGTTGGAGCGGCACCACGGACACGCGGGCCCCACCTTCATCCGCGCACTCATGGAGCACTACATCGCTCAAGAACGGCTCGAGGTTCTGCGCGAGTTGCACCGACAGCTTGCCAGCAAGATGGCGACGGAGACGACGGAGCAGGCCCGCTACGCCGCGCTCCTGGTGCTGGCTGACCGGCTCGCTCGTGTCCACATCTGCGGCGAGGACGAAGCACGCGCCCAGGTTGCAGCGCTCGACGCGGGCCAAGCTTTCTGCGCGGCTGTGTTGAAGGAGTCCCGCGAGACGAAGACGACCGCCGACGCGGCTTACGACTACATCATGAACTTCGTCGCATCCAACTGGCTGGGCTTTGAAAGCAAGGCCACCATCCACCGCCCCGGATTGGTAGTGGACGAGCAGGATGCCAGCGGACGGCGCGTCGTGGCCATCTTCCAGACGGCGATGCAGGAAATCGCGCGGGAAGGTCGCTTCGACACCCGGCAGGTGATGACGGAGCTTGCGGCCAAGGAACTGGTGCTCAAGGAAGACGGGCACCTCACTCGCAAGGTGTCCGTCGATGGCAAGCGAGTGCGGGCCTACTGGCTGGTCCTCGACGAAGAGAAGGTGGAGGCGGGGAATTCTCGCGGCGGGGCCCCTCATACGTCACCTGCGCCGCATCACGGACGGATGGGAGGCATGCACCGATGA
- a CDS encoding helix-turn-helix domain-containing protein, translating into MSHDTCHKVPALVSESLPRLADFLTVEEAAALLRVNRKTLYEAIRLGQVPGVMRLGRVLRIRRVALVQWQSGNSGPALGENR; encoded by the coding sequence ATGAGCCACGACACTTGTCACAAGGTCCCTGCGCTCGTGTCCGAGTCTCTCCCCAGGCTGGCTGACTTCCTCACCGTGGAAGAAGCCGCCGCGCTCCTGCGCGTGAACCGGAAGACGCTCTATGAGGCCATCCGGCTCGGGCAGGTGCCTGGAGTCATGCGCCTCGGAAGAGTCCTCCGCATCCGCCGAGTCGCCCTGGTACAGTGGCAGTCGGGTAACAGCGGTCCTGCGCTCGGAGAGAACCGATGA
- a CDS encoding tyrosine-type recombinase/integrase, with protein sequence MSVRLRKWKTKENKVQDAWWVDVKYQHPDGRVERIRKASPLNTRRGAEEYERQVRHALLTGTFGKEKEPEKKGEEAPLTLAKFVPRFATYSENNDKHSTVVTKKQHLDDHITPFFGEMVLDSIGPEQIEDFKAAMKKKPSASRARKEAPTKAAIRKRKDGEPRTLSKKFINNVLSTFSKLLAVAVEQKVIRAAPYVKPFGKLPKPGFDFLTFEEAERLIDAAESEWRTLILVAIKAGLREGELVGLQWGDLDLQRRKLQVRRTAWRGVEDLPKGGRERTVDLPASAVEALKAHRHLRGRYVFCQDDGAPLTEGLMKWPLRRALQRAGILREAGRIGWHDLRHTYASHLAMRGVPMKVIQELMGHADLSTTMRYAHLAPGARESAVQQLDQPAPHLHLEPPRDAVGAH encoded by the coding sequence ATGAGCGTCAGACTGCGGAAGTGGAAGACGAAGGAGAACAAGGTGCAGGATGCGTGGTGGGTGGACGTGAAGTACCAGCACCCTGACGGGAGAGTGGAACGCATCCGCAAGGCGTCTCCGCTCAACACCCGTCGCGGCGCAGAAGAGTACGAGCGTCAGGTCCGCCACGCGCTTCTGACTGGCACCTTCGGAAAGGAGAAGGAGCCAGAGAAGAAGGGGGAGGAAGCGCCACTCACGTTGGCGAAGTTCGTCCCCCGCTTCGCGACGTACAGCGAAAACAACGACAAACACTCCACTGTCGTCACCAAAAAGCAGCATCTGGATGACCACATCACCCCGTTCTTCGGCGAGATGGTTCTGGACAGCATCGGCCCGGAACAAATCGAGGACTTCAAAGCTGCAATGAAGAAGAAGCCCTCGGCATCTCGCGCGCGCAAGGAGGCCCCCACAAAGGCGGCCATTCGCAAGCGCAAGGACGGAGAGCCCAGGACGTTGAGCAAGAAGTTCATCAACAACGTCCTGTCAACGTTCAGCAAGCTCCTGGCCGTCGCTGTTGAGCAGAAGGTCATCCGCGCCGCGCCATACGTGAAGCCCTTTGGGAAGTTGCCCAAGCCCGGCTTCGACTTCCTCACCTTCGAGGAGGCCGAGCGGCTCATCGACGCGGCCGAGTCCGAATGGAGGACGTTGATTCTCGTCGCCATCAAGGCAGGGCTCCGGGAGGGAGAGCTTGTCGGGCTCCAATGGGGCGACCTGGATTTGCAGCGTCGCAAGCTCCAGGTTCGCCGAACCGCTTGGCGAGGCGTGGAGGACTTGCCCAAGGGCGGGCGTGAGCGAACCGTGGACCTGCCAGCTTCGGCAGTGGAAGCCCTCAAGGCCCACCGGCACCTGCGCGGTCGCTACGTCTTCTGCCAGGACGACGGTGCGCCGCTCACGGAGGGCCTGATGAAGTGGCCGCTTCGTCGTGCCCTCCAACGGGCGGGGATTCTCCGCGAAGCAGGCCGCATCGGCTGGCATGACCTACGGCACACCTACGCCAGCCACCTTGCGATGCGGGGCGTCCCGATGAAGGTCATCCAGGAGCTGATGGGCCATGCGGACCTCAGCACGACGATGCGGTACGCCCATCTCGCACCAGGAGCCCGGGAAAGCGCGGTCCAGCAGCTCGACCAGCCCGCGCCTCACCTCCACCTCGAACCGCCCCGAGACGCCGTAGGGGCACACTGA